A single region of the Reyranella humidisoli genome encodes:
- a CDS encoding NtaA/DmoA family FMN-dependent monooxygenase (This protein belongs to a clade of FMN-dependent monooxygenases, within a broader family of flavin-dependent oxidoreductases, the luciferase-like monooxygenase (LMM) family, some of whose members use coenzyme F420 rather than FMN.), translating into MKKPFHLAWFLSQGYGPKSWRSEFPGSDVNRWMMPDIFVDLAKGMDRACFDYMIIEDSSNVPYTYQGSHNSYLRYAASAPKLDPAVLVPYLAMATKTVGIVPTLSISEYPPYLLARLVNSLDHTTEGRIGWNCVTGSNDGAAQNYGHDKHRPHDERYDVADEFADVVTRLWEAWEPDAVVLDREKPMFADGSKVHPINHEGKYFKVRGPINAPRSPQGRVPICQAGGSPRGQQFASRWADTIITEGGGSIASMKAYRDKVRKQAVEYGRNPDGIKVLFLAHPIIDVSMEAARDRSRMEAAEAEKHLDMHLSGMSRLTGIDFSKFDLDEPLPTHLTTNGHQSSLAKWIGKTPRSILQSYSRKGGIDFTGTPDYVGGLMEEIMQEVGGDGFLIFNSYFDRRYIMEVCDGLVPELQRRGVTRKQYAHKHLRDNLLEF; encoded by the coding sequence ATGAAGAAGCCGTTCCATCTGGCGTGGTTCCTGTCCCAGGGGTATGGACCCAAGAGCTGGCGCAGCGAGTTTCCCGGCAGCGACGTCAATCGCTGGATGATGCCCGATATCTTCGTCGATCTCGCCAAAGGCATGGACCGCGCCTGCTTCGACTACATGATCATCGAGGATTCCTCGAACGTGCCCTATACCTATCAGGGCTCGCACAATTCCTACCTCCGGTACGCGGCGAGCGCCCCCAAGCTCGATCCGGCCGTGCTGGTGCCCTACCTTGCGATGGCGACCAAGACGGTCGGCATCGTGCCGACCCTGTCGATATCGGAGTATCCGCCCTACCTGCTGGCGCGCCTGGTGAACTCGCTCGACCATACGACCGAGGGCCGCATCGGCTGGAACTGCGTGACCGGCAGCAACGACGGAGCGGCGCAGAATTACGGCCACGACAAGCACCGGCCGCACGACGAACGCTACGACGTCGCCGACGAGTTCGCCGATGTGGTAACCCGACTGTGGGAGGCGTGGGAGCCCGACGCCGTCGTCCTCGACCGCGAGAAGCCGATGTTTGCCGACGGCTCCAAGGTTCATCCCATCAACCACGAGGGCAAGTACTTCAAGGTGCGCGGGCCGATCAACGCGCCGCGCTCGCCGCAGGGGCGGGTGCCGATCTGCCAGGCCGGCGGATCGCCGCGGGGCCAGCAGTTCGCCTCGCGCTGGGCCGACACCATCATCACCGAGGGCGGCGGCAGCATCGCGAGCATGAAGGCCTATCGCGACAAGGTTCGCAAGCAGGCCGTCGAGTACGGCCGCAATCCCGACGGTATCAAGGTGCTGTTCCTGGCCCATCCGATCATCGACGTCAGCATGGAGGCGGCCCGCGACCGCAGCCGGATGGAAGCGGCCGAGGCCGAGAAGCATCTCGACATGCATCTGTCAGGCATGTCGCGGCTGACCGGCATCGATTTCTCGAAGTTCGACCTCGACGAGCCGCTGCCCACGCATCTCACGACCAACGGGCACCAGTCGTCGCTCGCCAAATGGATCGGCAAGACGCCGCGCTCCATCCTCCAGAGCTATTCGCGCAAGGGCGGCATCGACTTCACCGGGACGCCCGACTATGTCGGCGGCCTGATGGAGGAGATCATGCAGGAAGTGGGCGGCGACGGATTCCTGATCTTCAACAGCTATTTCGACCGCCGCTACATCATGGAGGTCTGCGACGGGCTGGTGCCGGAACTGCAGCGCCGCGGCGTGACGCGCAAGCAGTACGCCCACAAGCACCTGCGGGATAACCTGCTGGAGTTCTAG
- a CDS encoding Tex family protein, translating into MVSIQARIAEELGVKEQQVQATVELLDGGATVPFIARYRKEITGSLDDAQLRTLEERLGYLRELEARRKVILESVRDQGKLDTKLEAAILAADSKSRLEDIYLPYKPKRRTKAEIAKEAGLGPLADLLLRDPTVLPAERAAPFVSADKNVADTTAALEGARAILVERFAENADLIGALREEFWTNGRLVSKVREGKQEAGAKFSDYFDFSEALAKMPSHRVLALCRGEREEILGLNVEPDDPATRPPAAQAIPSAYELRIMRTYGISDQGRPGDKWLTDTVRWAWRTKITIMLSIDLRLRLWTAAEEEAVRVFASNLRDLLLAAPAGTRATLGLDPGFRSGVKVAVVDATGKVVATSTIYPHEPQRRWDESLAILARLVREHKVELIAIGNGTASRETDKLAIELLKGLSDLKLQKVVVSEAGASVYSASAYASEELPGLDVTLRGAVSIARRLQDPLAELVKIDPKSIGVGQYQHDLSEFKLSKSLDAVVEDCVNGVGVDLNTASAPLLARVSGIGQGLAQSIVSHRDTNGAFRSRKALKDVPRLGPKAFEQCAGFLRIPAGDDPLDASAVHPESYPVVHRIIAATKSKIDALIGNSAALRALSPNEFVDDRFGLPTVTDILRELEKPGRDPRPAFKTAEFKAGVETLNDLEPGMVLEGVVTNVAAFGAFVDVGVHQDGLVHVSAMSRTFVKDPRSLVKPGDIVRVKVLEVDKPRKRIALTLRLDDEAGKQPARGGSRPEPGGASKRDQARVQSAKPSAPGNAMADALRRAGLGTRK; encoded by the coding sequence GTGGTTTCCATCCAGGCGCGCATTGCCGAGGAACTCGGCGTCAAGGAACAGCAGGTCCAGGCCACGGTCGAGCTGCTCGACGGCGGCGCGACCGTCCCCTTCATCGCGCGCTACCGCAAGGAAATCACCGGATCGCTGGACGATGCGCAGCTCCGCACGCTGGAGGAGCGGCTGGGCTACCTGCGCGAGCTCGAAGCACGCCGCAAGGTCATCCTCGAGTCCGTGCGCGACCAGGGAAAGCTCGACACCAAGCTCGAAGCGGCGATCCTGGCGGCCGACAGCAAGAGCCGTCTCGAGGACATCTATCTCCCCTACAAGCCCAAGCGCCGCACCAAGGCCGAGATCGCCAAGGAAGCGGGGCTGGGGCCGCTCGCGGACCTGCTCCTGCGCGATCCCACGGTCCTGCCCGCGGAGCGCGCGGCGCCCTTCGTCTCCGCCGACAAGAACGTCGCCGACACGACGGCGGCGCTGGAGGGCGCGCGCGCCATCCTGGTCGAGCGCTTCGCCGAGAATGCCGACCTGATCGGTGCCCTCCGAGAGGAATTCTGGACCAACGGCCGCCTCGTTTCCAAGGTGCGGGAGGGCAAGCAGGAAGCCGGCGCCAAGTTCAGCGACTATTTCGATTTCTCGGAGGCCCTGGCCAAGATGCCCTCGCACCGCGTGCTGGCCCTGTGCCGCGGCGAGCGCGAGGAGATCCTGGGCCTCAATGTCGAGCCGGACGATCCCGCGACGCGACCGCCCGCCGCCCAGGCCATCCCCAGCGCCTACGAGCTGCGCATCATGCGGACCTACGGCATCTCCGACCAGGGGCGGCCGGGCGACAAATGGCTGACCGATACGGTGCGCTGGGCCTGGCGCACCAAGATCACGATCATGCTGTCGATCGACCTGCGCCTGCGTCTGTGGACGGCGGCCGAGGAAGAAGCGGTGCGGGTCTTCGCCTCCAACCTGCGCGACCTGCTGCTCGCCGCTCCGGCGGGAACGCGGGCCACGCTCGGGCTCGATCCCGGCTTCCGCTCGGGCGTGAAGGTCGCGGTGGTCGACGCCACCGGCAAGGTGGTGGCGACCAGCACCATCTATCCGCACGAGCCGCAGCGGCGCTGGGACGAATCGCTCGCCATCCTGGCCCGGCTCGTGCGGGAGCATAAGGTCGAGCTGATCGCCATCGGCAACGGCACCGCCTCGCGCGAGACCGACAAGCTCGCCATCGAGCTGCTGAAGGGGCTCTCGGACCTCAAGCTGCAGAAGGTGGTGGTGTCGGAAGCCGGCGCGTCGGTCTATTCCGCCTCGGCCTATGCGTCGGAGGAACTGCCGGGCCTCGACGTGACCCTGCGCGGCGCCGTATCGATCGCGCGGCGCCTGCAGGACCCGCTGGCCGAACTGGTAAAGATCGACCCCAAGTCGATCGGCGTCGGCCAGTACCAGCACGATCTCAGCGAGTTCAAGCTGTCGAAGTCGCTCGACGCTGTGGTCGAGGATTGCGTGAACGGTGTCGGCGTCGACCTCAACACGGCCTCGGCGCCGCTGCTGGCCCGCGTCTCGGGCATCGGCCAGGGTCTCGCCCAGAGCATCGTTTCCCATCGTGACACGAACGGCGCCTTCCGCTCGCGCAAGGCGCTGAAGGACGTGCCGCGGCTCGGTCCCAAGGCGTTCGAGCAGTGTGCGGGCTTCCTGCGCATCCCCGCCGGCGACGATCCGCTCGATGCCTCGGCCGTGCATCCCGAATCCTATCCGGTCGTTCACCGGATCATCGCGGCGACCAAGAGCAAGATCGACGCGCTGATCGGCAACAGCGCCGCGTTGCGGGCGCTGTCGCCCAACGAATTCGTCGACGACAGGTTCGGCCTGCCCACCGTCACCGACATCCTGCGCGAACTGGAGAAGCCCGGCCGCGATCCGCGCCCGGCCTTCAAGACGGCGGAATTCAAGGCCGGTGTCGAGACGCTCAACGATCTCGAACCGGGCATGGTGCTCGAGGGCGTCGTCACCAACGTCGCCGCGTTCGGTGCCTTCGTCGATGTCGGCGTCCACCAGGACGGGCTCGTCCATGTGTCGGCGATGTCGAGGACCTTCGTGAAGGATCCGCGCAGCCTGGTAAAGCCGGGCGATATCGTCCGCGTGAAGGTGCTGGAGGTCGACAAGCCGCGCAAGCGCATCGCCCTCACCCTGCGTCTCGACGATGAGGCCGGCAAGCAGCCGGCGCGCGGCGGCAGCCGCCCCGAACCCGGTGGCGCTTCGAAGCGCGATCAGGCCCGCGTGCAGTCCGCCAAGCCGAGCGCGCCGGGCAATGCGATGGCCGATGCGCTGAGAAGAGCCGGCCTCGGTACGCGCAAGTGA
- a CDS encoding SET domain-containing protein yields MKLIVKKSRIHGKGLFAAEDIPWGVKIIEYQGEVITDEVALARIAEGSDCIFELGENANIDGAVHGNEARYANHDRRKPNCFVLRDDGKIWLVAGIEGIRKGEEITFDYGSTFYEP; encoded by the coding sequence ATGAAACTGATCGTCAAGAAATCGCGGATACACGGCAAAGGCCTGTTTGCCGCTGAAGACATTCCCTGGGGAGTGAAGATCATCGAATACCAGGGCGAGGTGATCACCGACGAAGTCGCCCTGGCCCGTATCGCCGAGGGATCGGACTGCATCTTCGAGCTGGGCGAGAACGCGAACATCGACGGCGCGGTCCACGGCAACGAGGCGCGTTATGCCAACCACGACCGCCGCAAGCCCAACTGCTTCGTGCTTCGCGACGATGGCAAAATCTGGCTCGTGGCCGGGATCGAAGGAATCCGCAAGGGCGAGGAAATAACCTTCGACTACGGCTCCACGTTCTACGAACCGTAG
- a CDS encoding alpha/beta family hydrolase, with amino-acid sequence MGFPRHPPEKPSVEGTAHLFDVWISQLLLQGNSDALAQPRLLRSVINLIGKRATYRPAQNPDRSFGVRVRSGAEPLRKFSPESRTSWPSG; translated from the coding sequence CTGGGATTTCCCCGTCACCCGCCGGAAAAGCCTTCGGTAGAAGGCACAGCGCATCTTTTCGACGTCTGGATTTCTCAGTTGCTCCTTCAGGGAAACAGCGATGCGCTGGCACAGCCCCGGCTCCTGAGAAGTGTAATCAATCTTATCGGGAAACGGGCTACCTACCGGCCGGCCCAGAATCCCGACCGTTCGTTCGGAGTCCGCGTCCGCTCGGGGGCCGAACCGTTGCGGAAGTTCTCTCCGGAATCGCGGACGTCCTGGCCCAGTGGGTGA
- a CDS encoding MFS transporter — protein MGENNKNTASSFRQVLRTSPMDFWRLWYVGFVVTTVRWLETVAMGLVVYQQTGSALVVAMITMLRLVPMGLFGAFLGAFAERFDRRLTLAGIVGLMMVTSALLSVVAFTGALEVWHLAVASFINGCGWATDNPLRRVMMGEVMGRDRMAIAMALDVGAGNVSRMVGPAVGGLLLAGVGIEGAFLLSVALYASAVAATLMVQSHIPSSPGAGAVLARTWEGVALIFSDRRLGAIMAVTVIYNVFAWPFTSMIPVIGTDRLLLGPEGVGLLTSIDGVGAFAGCVLLALWLTPGWHARAYVGGTAAYLVGLIGFAAAPTPLLAGVALLVTGLAGATFATLQATLVYLAAPIEMRSRILGVLSVCIGTGPIGFVWLGWLADLIGAPEATAITGVTGLLALAATWPLWRRI, from the coding sequence ATGGGCGAGAATAACAAGAACACGGCGAGTTCGTTCCGGCAGGTGCTGCGGACCAGTCCGATGGATTTCTGGCGCCTGTGGTACGTCGGCTTCGTCGTCACCACCGTGCGTTGGCTGGAAACGGTCGCCATGGGTCTCGTCGTCTATCAGCAGACCGGCTCCGCCCTGGTCGTCGCCATGATCACCATGCTCCGCCTGGTCCCGATGGGCCTGTTCGGCGCCTTCCTCGGAGCCTTCGCGGAACGGTTCGACCGCCGCCTGACCCTGGCCGGCATCGTTGGCCTCATGATGGTCACCTCCGCTTTGCTCTCCGTCGTCGCTTTCACGGGAGCCCTGGAAGTCTGGCACCTCGCCGTCGCCAGTTTCATCAACGGCTGCGGCTGGGCCACCGACAATCCGCTCCGGCGCGTGATGATGGGCGAAGTCATGGGCCGCGATCGCATGGCTATCGCCATGGCGCTCGATGTCGGCGCCGGCAATGTGAGCCGCATGGTAGGGCCCGCCGTCGGCGGCCTGCTACTGGCGGGCGTCGGCATCGAAGGCGCCTTCCTGCTGAGCGTGGCACTGTACGCGTCGGCCGTCGCCGCCACCTTGATGGTGCAAAGCCACATCCCGTCCTCGCCCGGTGCGGGGGCCGTGCTCGCCCGCACCTGGGAGGGCGTGGCGCTCATCTTTTCCGACCGCCGCCTCGGCGCGATCATGGCGGTCACCGTCATCTACAATGTCTTCGCCTGGCCCTTCACCAGCATGATCCCGGTGATCGGCACCGACCGGCTGCTGCTCGGCCCCGAAGGCGTCGGCCTGCTCACCAGCATCGACGGCGTCGGCGCCTTCGCCGGCTGCGTCCTGCTGGCGCTGTGGCTGACGCCGGGCTGGCATGCCCGCGCCTATGTCGGCGGCACGGCCGCCTACCTGGTCGGGCTGATCGGCTTTGCGGCGGCGCCCACGCCGCTGCTGGCGGGTGTGGCGCTGCTGGTGACCGGCCTCGCCGGCGCCACCTTCGCCACCCTGCAGGCCACGCTCGTCTATCTCGCGGCGCCGATAGAAATGCGCTCACGCATCCTGGGTGTGCTCTCGGTCTGCATCGGCACCGGCCCGATCGGCTTCGTCTGGCTGGGCTGGCTCGCCGATCTCATCGGAGCGCCCGAGGCCACGGCGATCACCGGCGTGACGGGCCTGCTGGCGCTCGCCGCGACCTGGCCGCTTTGGCGGAGGATTTGA
- a CDS encoding class I SAM-dependent methyltransferase, which translates to MSGRIRLREKCLQPRSVLSLDQHPELFKREHRILARNPGILLSTSFDKPCFAYCFPSCHRSAPQLLLWRFVTMPKSSEIALLFPIESQSSIRDKEFLLAAQRLIGDFAPCYDYLEIGSFLGGSLAPFLRDPACTSILSIDERGKTLPDERGALFDYAGITTQSMLDRLHEAGLATTKLTTHDGPIDTLPSSDRRFDLAFIDGEHTDQACFRDFLWALPMMKTDSAVMFHDSSLIYKAIRLIGLLLRKDGRPFTFLKNHGSEMSAIFLGSFSRCDLDRYFETGEDRDDFFAASELSVLEHNIRNRVRSGPGEERLTSVTIDPPKSEKAYY; encoded by the coding sequence TTGTCCGGCCGAATCCGTCTGCGCGAAAAGTGTCTGCAGCCGCGATCTGTACTCTCACTCGACCAGCATCCGGAACTGTTCAAGCGTGAACACCGCATCCTCGCTCGTAACCCGGGCATCCTGCTCAGCACTTCGTTTGACAAACCTTGCTTTGCATATTGTTTTCCCTCATGTCACCGCTCTGCTCCTCAGTTGCTTCTCTGGCGGTTCGTCACAATGCCGAAATCTTCCGAAATTGCTCTCCTCTTTCCCATCGAGTCGCAGAGCAGCATCCGCGACAAGGAGTTCCTTCTTGCTGCGCAGCGGCTGATCGGTGACTTCGCGCCCTGCTACGACTACCTGGAAATTGGTTCGTTTCTCGGCGGCAGCCTGGCGCCCTTTCTCAGGGACCCGGCCTGCACATCGATCCTTTCCATCGACGAGCGCGGCAAGACCCTGCCCGATGAACGCGGCGCTCTGTTCGACTATGCCGGCATCACCACCCAGTCGATGCTCGACCGCCTGCACGAGGCGGGACTGGCAACGACGAAGCTGACGACTCACGATGGGCCAATCGACACGCTGCCGTCGTCGGATCGTCGGTTTGATCTCGCTTTCATCGACGGCGAGCATACTGACCAGGCCTGCTTCCGCGATTTCCTGTGGGCCCTGCCGATGATGAAGACGGATTCGGCAGTCATGTTTCATGACAGTTCGCTGATCTACAAGGCAATCAGGCTGATCGGTCTTCTTCTGCGCAAGGATGGCCGGCCTTTCACGTTTCTGAAGAACCATGGTTCGGAAATGTCGGCAATCTTCCTTGGCAGTTTCAGCCGATGCGATCTCGATCGCTACTTCGAAACCGGCGAGGATCGCGACGATTTCTTCGCCGCATCGGAGCTTTCCGTGCTGGAACACAATATACGCAATCGCGTCCGTAGTGGGCCCGGCGAAGAGCGTTTGACTTCTGTCACCATTGATCCGCCAAAGTCGGAGAAAGCCTACTACTGA
- a CDS encoding mandelate racemase/muconate lactonizing enzyme family protein — MIIDRIEPIALRIPALKRPANVPSPLASDVMCLTLCRVTTRDGLMGYGECLSLRPPMQNALFATIRDAIAPHYLGKPVDQKEALNLSARRRFASFGRAGTVMNALAAVDIALWDIAGKASGQSVSAMLGGARRKQVPVMASLDKYDHADRVRQRVEQALATGVASVKVHEARLEVIEEARRAIPAATPYVADSNNAHTLADIRRDAKRWAALGLLWFEDPFWPPEDLLECPALPGIVIGMGADFGSAEQMAVYSKTPAIGVLQPDVCMLGGLSEAKRTLAMLAEAKKTAAPHTPFVGPAALASLHMLAVTEEEGYFATVEADDSMDLYGTGLTRWKKSLDVPTGPGLGFDPDADFLRHHLYAAGS; from the coding sequence ATGATCATCGACCGCATCGAGCCCATCGCCCTGCGGATTCCGGCGCTAAAGCGGCCGGCCAACGTTCCGTCGCCGCTGGCGAGCGACGTAATGTGTCTCACCCTCTGTCGCGTGACGACGCGAGACGGCCTGATGGGCTACGGTGAATGCCTGTCTCTGCGCCCACCGATGCAGAATGCGCTGTTCGCGACGATACGCGACGCGATAGCGCCGCACTATCTCGGCAAGCCGGTCGACCAGAAGGAGGCGCTGAACCTTTCGGCGCGCAGGCGCTTCGCGAGTTTCGGCCGCGCGGGCACAGTGATGAACGCATTGGCTGCCGTCGATATCGCGCTGTGGGATATCGCCGGCAAGGCGTCGGGTCAGTCAGTCTCCGCGATGCTGGGCGGTGCCCGGCGTAAACAGGTGCCGGTGATGGCAAGCCTCGACAAGTACGATCACGCCGACCGGGTACGGCAGCGCGTTGAGCAGGCGCTGGCGACCGGCGTTGCGTCCGTGAAGGTGCACGAGGCTAGGCTTGAGGTGATTGAAGAAGCGCGGCGCGCGATTCCGGCTGCAACGCCCTATGTCGCCGACAGCAACAACGCCCACACCCTGGCGGATATCAGGCGCGACGCGAAGCGTTGGGCAGCGCTCGGTCTGCTATGGTTCGAGGATCCGTTCTGGCCGCCCGAGGACCTGCTCGAATGTCCGGCATTGCCGGGGATCGTGATTGGCATGGGTGCCGATTTCGGCTCTGCCGAGCAGATGGCGGTTTACAGCAAGACCCCGGCGATCGGCGTGCTGCAGCCCGATGTCTGCATGCTTGGGGGCCTCTCCGAAGCCAAGCGCACCCTGGCCATGCTCGCGGAGGCGAAGAAGACGGCGGCGCCACACACGCCGTTCGTCGGACCGGCGGCGCTCGCGTCGTTGCACATGCTGGCCGTCACCGAGGAGGAGGGCTACTTTGCTACAGTCGAAGCCGATGACTCGATGGATCTCTACGGCACTGGCCTCACCCGCTGGAAGAAGTCGCTCGACGTGCCGACCGGTCCCGGATTGGGCTTCGATCCGGATGCTGACTTCCTGCGCCATCACCTCTATGCCGCAGGAAGTTGA
- a CDS encoding CaiB/BaiF CoA transferase family protein, whose product MTGPLSGLRIVDLTTIMMGPWCTRIVADLGADVIKVEAPEGDSSRYGGNARNRGMGGGFQHTARRKRSLVLDLKKPSARDVILRLTAGADAFVSNIRPGPLDRLGLGYEAVRRSNPSIVYLSMVGYGTGGRYAGQPAYDDLIQAASAISTLLQRSTGEQRFIPMAAIDRIVGTAGANMLLAGLLAKARTGVGQKIEVPMFETMVQFVLAEHMQGATFDPPTGPPGYARTLSRSRRPYATQDGHLAVLPYNDGQWRRFFEAIGKGNLFTEDPRFADIVARTANIDALYDMIGDELKTRPTSEWLELLHKADIPCMVPHTLETLMEDPHLHDRGFFELREHPSEGRIRLMREPSTWSETPPPEDRFAPRLGQHTREILAEVGYVDSEIDTMITEKAAFEERGR is encoded by the coding sequence GTGTACGCGTATCGTTGCAGACCTTGGGGCGGACGTGATCAAGGTCGAGGCGCCGGAAGGAGATTCCAGTCGCTACGGCGGGAATGCGCGCAACCGCGGAATGGGAGGAGGTTTCCAGCACACCGCCAGGCGCAAGAGGTCGCTCGTGCTGGATCTGAAGAAGCCTTCAGCACGCGACGTGATCCTCAGACTGACGGCTGGAGCGGACGCCTTCGTCTCGAACATCCGGCCGGGCCCCCTCGACCGGCTGGGATTGGGCTACGAAGCCGTCCGCAGGTCCAATCCCTCGATCGTCTATCTCAGCATGGTGGGGTACGGTACCGGCGGCCGTTACGCAGGACAGCCGGCTTACGACGACCTGATCCAGGCCGCATCGGCGATCTCCACCCTGCTGCAGCGCTCGACCGGCGAGCAGCGCTTCATCCCGATGGCTGCGATCGATCGCATCGTCGGCACCGCGGGTGCCAACATGTTGCTGGCCGGCCTGCTGGCGAAGGCACGGACAGGCGTCGGTCAGAAGATCGAAGTGCCGATGTTCGAGACGATGGTGCAGTTCGTCCTCGCGGAGCACATGCAAGGCGCCACCTTCGATCCGCCGACCGGCCCGCCCGGGTATGCACGGACGCTGTCGCGCTCGCGACGGCCCTATGCCACGCAGGACGGTCATCTGGCCGTATTGCCCTACAATGACGGGCAATGGCGCCGCTTCTTCGAAGCCATCGGCAAGGGTAACCTGTTCACGGAGGATCCGCGTTTTGCCGACATCGTCGCCCGCACCGCGAACATCGACGCGCTCTACGACATGATTGGCGACGAACTCAAGACCCGCCCGACTTCGGAATGGCTCGAGCTTCTTCACAAGGCGGATATCCCCTGCATGGTGCCGCATACACTCGAGACATTGATGGAAGATCCACATCTGCACGATCGTGGCTTTTTCGAGCTTCGCGAACATCCCTCCGAGGGCCGCATCCGGCTTATGCGCGAGCCCAGCACCTGGTCCGAAACGCCCCCGCCCGAAGATCGATTTGCGCCACGACTGGGACAGCATACTCGCGAGATTCTGGCTGAGGTGGGCTACGTCGACAGTGAAATCGATACCATGATCACTGAGAAGGCGGCATTTGAGGAGCGCGGTCGTTAG